The Lycium barbarum isolate Lr01 chromosome 12, ASM1917538v2, whole genome shotgun sequence genome includes a region encoding these proteins:
- the LOC132623144 gene encoding probable esterase KAI2: MGIVEEAHNVKILGSGEQIVVLAHGFGTDQSVWKHLVPHLVEEYKVVLFDNMGAGTTNPDYFDFERYSSLEGYAYDVIAILEEFGISSCIYVGHSVSAMIGAIASMARPDLFTKLVTVSASPRYLNDSEYYGGFEQEDLDQLFEAIKSNYKSWCSGFAPLVVGGDMDSVAIQEFSRTLFNMRPDIALSVSQIIFQSDLRHLLPHVSVPCHIIQSMKDLAVPVVVSEYLHQNLGAESIVEVMSTEGHLPQLSSPDVVIPVLLRHIRHDIAV; the protein is encoded by the exons ATGGGGATAGTTGAAGAAGCACACAACGTTAAGATCCTAGGATCAGGTGAGCAGATAGTAGTGTTAGCCCATGGGTTTGGGACAGACCAGTCTGTGTGGAAGCACTTGGTGCCACACTTGGTTGAGGAATATAAGGTTGTCTTGTTTGACAATATGGGTGCCGGAACTACTAATCCCGACTACTTTGACTTTGAGAGGTACTCTAGTTTAGAAGGATATGCCTATGATGTGATTGCAATATTGGAGGAATTTGGAATTAGTAGTTGCATTTATGTTGGTCACTCTGTTTCTGCCATGATTGGTGCCATTGCTTCTATGGCTCGTCCTGATCTTTTCACCAAACTTGTCACTGTATCTGCCTCTCCAAG GTATCTGAATGACTCGGAGTACTACGGAGGATTTGAACAGGAAGATCTTGATCAATTATTCGAAGCAATAAAATCGAATTACAAATCATGGTGTTCAGGATTTGCACCCTTAGTTGTAGGTGGAGACATGGACTCCGTAGCAATCCAGGAATTCAGCAGGACATTATTCAACATGAGACCAGACATTGCACTAAGCGTGTCACAAATCATATTCCAAAGTGATTTACGGCATTTGTTGCCTCATGTTTCTGTCCCATGTCACATAATTCAAAGCATGAAGGACTTGGCCGTGCCCGTGGTAGTGTCCGAATACCTCCACCAGAACCTCGGGGCCGAATCTATCGTTGAGGTTATGTCGACGGAAGGACATCTTCCGCAGCTTAGCTCACCGGATGTTGTTATTCCGGTGCTGCTTCGTCATATTCGTCATGATATTGCCGTTTGA